The stretch of DNA TTCGTAGCCTCCTTCGCTTCGCATCCGCTCGCTGGCGACGTACCCAAAAACATCATTGGAGTACGCGGAAGACCAGGTGCGGACAGGAGCGAGTTCCTGTTGCAAACGCAACGCGTACTCAGCCACGACTTCGCCACCGAAGAAAATCATCTTGAGTGAAGATGCCGATTCGCCATCACCAAACTGCCATGTTCCGATCGGCATTGGGTGATTGGCGGGCAAACGATTTCGCTCTTCAAATATCTTCAACATCGCATGGGCGTGTCGTCGGGTTGGCACATCGTCGGACTCAGTTTGCGCTTTGAGTTCGTCCTTCGTTGGCAGGTCAAACCGAAGTGCCAATCGAGTGAACGAAGAGTTCTGGAAAGCGCCTAGTTCCTGCATCGGCCCTTGGATCACGTTACTAACTACACTCGCGAGTTCACGACCGTGTTCCAACGCATGAGCGCGTTCACCACGAGGCGACGGATTCGCGTCGGCTCCGCAACCAATCGTGCATAGCGCAACAACCTCTCCGCCGGATTCAATCTGCCGAGCGGCATCGCCCGCCCATTCACTACACACTTGATTGAAGTCGGGACCAAGCGTGGTGCAATGGCACGCATAGTTGAACACGACTCCTAAGAGCTTACCGTTGGTGTCCTCAGCACGAATCACGCTGACTCGGTGGTCCACTGGCCCATCTTGAGTTTCCCCAAACGCTGCCCATTTGCCGTCTCGGATCACTCGCCGGTTGATGGCAAAGGTTGCCTTGCCTTCGCCAAAGAACAGTCGTCCAGGCTTCATTGATGCGATCGACGCATCAATACAGTCGGCAACTTGTGCCTTGACCCACTGCGTGTACTTCAACGTCTTCTCAGATTCTTCATCCGTCATCGGTTTAAGCAGTAAGTTGCTTAGTCCGCCGGCGATCTTCGGAGCGGTGTGATTGTGCGTACTGCAAAGCACGAAGTCGGCACGTTTGATCGCATGCTTCTGGGCAACCTGACCAAAGATTTCATCGACGACGGTTGCAGGCAAACCGATCGTGTCGACGCTAACCAAAACTCGAATCGGGCCATCGGCGTCGCGAAACGCCAAGGATCGAGCCGCAAGTGGACTGTCCACCGATTCGAAAGGAAGATCGCGCCGTGAGTATCCACTTAGTCGCAAAGGATCCGAAGGTGTAACGTCCACCTTGGCCACGCCAACCAGGCGTGTCACGGATTCATCAGCGTGAACCAGCGAGCACGCATGAAACAATAAACAAGCCAGCAAAGCGAACAATCGCATCTATACAACCCTTGGAGGAAGAAATCCCGAGGGCCGTATTATCACTTATCAGCCGGTCCGTTGCACGCGCAAAGGCTAGCCGCGTTTTTCGGAAATAATGCGATTAACCGCATTGAGCATCGCCAAAATCGTACTTTCAACGCTGTCCGTACTGACGCCGACGCCTCGGTAGCTCTTGCCTTTGTATTCGACTTCGAGATTCACTTCGCCGATCGCGTCGCGACCCAGGGTCGCACTACGGATTCGGAAGTCCTTACACACGACTTCGATACCCGTGATTTTTTCAACGGCGTAGAATGCTGCGTCGATCGGTCCATCACCCTGCTCTACCTGTTCGGTGATTTCTTCATCGCCATGCTTGAGCGTCAAATGTACTTCTGGGCCTCGGGTCTTGCCGCTCTTGACGATATAATCGACAAGCGTCCATTCTTCCTCGACGCTACCGCTGATCTTTTGTTGGACCAATGCGATAATGTCACCGTCGTAGATCTCTTTCTTTTTGTCCGCCAAAAGCTTGAACTGTTCAAACACCGCCACCAACTGTTCCGGTGTCAACGAAAAACCAAGCGTCTTGGCCCGATCCGCAAGTGCTGCTCGTCCGCTGTGTTTGCCAAGGACCAAGTCAGTTTTGGAAAATCCGACGTCCTCGGGTGACATGATTTCGTAGGTACTTCGTTCCTTGAGCATTCCGTCTTGATGGATCCCCGATTCATGTGCAAACGCGTTGCGTCCGACGATCGCCTTGTTGCGTTGAACCTGGATTCCCGTCGTCTTGCTCAGTAAGCGGCTTGCTGGAACCAAGCGTTTGGAATCGATCGCGGTGTTGCAGTGATAGAAATCGCTGCGTGTCTTAAGCGCCATGACGATCTCTTCGAGCGCAGCGTTTCCGGCGCGTTCCCCGATCCCATTGATCGTGCATTCCACTTGCCCCGCCCCCGCTTCCACAGCCGCCAAGCTGTTCGCCACTGCCATACCCAAGTCATCGTGACAATGAGCACTTAAGATAGCCTTATCAATGTTGGGGACGCGATTACGAACCATCATGAAACGATCATAGATTTCACGCGGTGTGGTGTAGCCGACCGTGTCGGGCATATTGATCGTTGTGGCTCCGGCATCAATCGCAGCTTCAACCACGCGGCAAAGAAAATCATACTCAGTGCGGCAAGCGTCTTCGGGCGAGAACTCGACGTCGTCACACCGATTGCGAGCTCGTTTCACACCGGCGACGGCACGTTCGACGATCTCGTCGGGAGTCATTCGCAGTTTGAATTCGCGGTGTATGGCGCTGGTGGCCAAGAAGACGTGAATACGGGACCTTTTGGCGGGTGCAACCGCGTCGGCTGCCGCGTCAATGTCTTTGTCACTGCAGCGGGCCAAGCCGCAAATGGTGGACTCAGTGATCGTCTCGGCGATCTTCTTGACGGATGCAAAGTCCCCTGGGGAAGCGATCGGAAACCCAGCTTCGATCACATCGACACCCATTTCCTGCAGCAACCCCGCGACCTCGAGCTTTTCAGCCAAGTTCATGCTCGCTCCGGGCGATTGCTCGCCATCACGAAGCGTCGTGTCGAAGATGCGAATCAATCGCGGCGAAGCCGACGAGGCCTGTTCAGATTGATCTTGAGGAGCGGAAGTCGCGGTCGGATTGGACATCGTGAAATCTCGTTGAAAATGGGCTGAGTGCACAGCATAAAAACCCCATTGCGGGGCAACAATCAAAACCCGTTACCGGGTAACAAAAAAACCCCCAGTCGCCGGGCGACTGGGGGTTCGTTGTCTCGTGTTATTTGGCGGCCATCTTGCCGTCATCACAAACCCTCATCACCCGCCGAATTGGCGTCCCAGTAGGAGCGATAGGGTTAATAGATAGGTTTGCATAGCGATATGGTAGGCAAGAGTCGGGGGCAACGTCAATGGTTCACTGAAATCTCACGAATTCCCAAAGGAATGTAAAAAGCCAGCCTTTCAAAAAAGATCCTAACAAAGACCTGTGCCGATTCGTTGTAAAAAGCAAGTGCGGATAACGCGAGAGCTCGTGTCAATTCGCCGCTTTTCACACTCCTTCTTCATAGGTGCTCGTCATGACTCGCTATTTCTTGGCCGGACTCATTTTTGTCGGATCCTCTTGGGCTTGGGAAAAAGCCAGTGCTCAAGAAATTCGCACCACCGACACCAGTCAGACCGAATCGCCCAAAACTAAAACGAACAAGCCACCGAAAGCGAAACGCCAGATCAAACGCGGCATCAAATGGCTGGTCGCCGCGCAACAAGCCAATGGCGGCTGGGGCGCCGGCAGTCACGCGCACCAAGAAATTCGCGATCCCAACGCCGTTCCTACCGATCCAGCCACAACCGCATTCGCTGCGACCGCGTTACTAAAAGCGGGGCATACTCCCACATCAGGCGACTATCAAGATGCGGTTCGCCAAGCGACCGAAAATCTCGTCGCGACGGTTGAAGCAGCCGAGCCGAAAAACGCGAAGATCACGTCGCTTTCCGGCACTCAGCCGCAACGCAAACTCGGCGAGATGATCGATACCGCGATGACGGCACAATTCCTCACTCGCGTTGCCGAGCATCTTCCCCAAAATGACCCCTTGGCCAAACGAGTGGAAGCGGCTCTATCGGAGTGCCTTGAACGACTTGAGCGAACCCAACAAAAAGATGGTAGCTGGCAAGGTGGCGGCGGATGGGCGCCCGTCTTGCAATCGGCGATGAACTGCAACTCCCTCGAAATGGCTCTGGCGACAGGACGCAAGGTCGACGCCAGCAAATTAAAAGCGGCCAAGCAGTATCAGAAATCCAGCATCAACATTGATTCCGGCGCCGCGATGTCAGGCGCCTCTGGAGGCGTCGAGCTCTACGCGTTCGCCGGCGGACTGCGAGGTAACGCTGGCGACGCTGCCGAAGCTCAACAAGCCGTTGAGTCGGCTAAAGCAGCAGGCAAACTAGAAGAAGACGCCCCCGTCAATGAACAGTCTCTTCGAATTGCCGGAGTTTCAGAAATCCGAGCGAAAGAACTGGGCGATGCCACAGCGCAAAACCAATCGCAATTACGTCGACTATCTGACGAGCAGCTATTAGCCGGCTTTGGCAACAACGGCGGCGAAGAGTTCCTTAGCTATCTGATGACTAGCGAATCGCTCGTCATTGCTGGCGGCGAAGCATGGGACAAATGGAACAAGAACATGACAAGTCGATTGGGAAAGGTGCAAAACCAAGACGGCAGTTGGAGCGGTCACCATTGCATCACCAGTCCCGTTTTCTGCACCGCTGCTGCTCTGCAAGTCTTGCTTACCGAAAAGGACGTGGACCTGCTGCGTAAGATTGCGAAGCTAAAGGATTCAACTTCCAACGATGACGACGAACCTGCGCAAGGTAAGTAGTCATGGACACGATCTTCCACCGCCGAGGTTTCTTGGCAAGCGTCGTCACGATTGCCGCTGGTTACCCGGCGTACGCTAGCACACCGTTGTGTACGCTTCGTGATTCCCTAGCGTCCTACCTGCGAGCGTCTCAGCAGTCGGACGGACGTTGGGTGAGCCCCAACTATGGCGTCCTACGTAGCGGACAAGCGATGACGCCATTTGTGCTTGAGGCATTGCTGACGCACGAATCTCAATCACAATCAGTCAGTGCATCAACTAGTACGTTAGCCATCGCACCAAGCAGTACATCGAATCGGGCCCTGGACTGGATTGCGGCCAATCTTCGCGGTGGTTGTCTCGGCATGTCGGATCCTGACGTGATGGAATATCCCGTCTACGCGACTTCGCTCGCACTGAAGTGCTTCATTCAGGCTGGAAGAATCGATTCGCAACCAGCCAAAGCGATGCGAGCGTACTTGATTGGCCAACAGTTCAACCAAAGCCGAGGTTTCGAGCGAAGTCACTTGGCATACGGCGGATGGGGATTCGGTGGAGTTCACATCGACGGTCAAACGGGGCACATGGATATCGTTCACACACGATTGGCCCTCGAGGCAATTGCGGTGTCCGGACCGCCGGATACCCGATGTTTTGAACACGCTAAGCATTTCTTAAGGCTCATGCAAAAACACCCCAACGAAGATAGGCATCAACCAACCTCCGACGCGGGTGACGAAAAACCGAATCAAGATTCACCTCCTTTTGACGGCGGCTTTTATTTCTCCCCCGTCGTGTTGGGTGCCAACAAGGGGCGTGTCGTGCAATCGAAGTCGGCAAACTACTTTCGCAGTTACGCTACCGCGACGTGCGACGGTGTGCTCGCTCTACTCGCTGCAGGTGTTTCCCGTCAAGATCCTAGGGTTGTAGCGGCCGAGAACTGGCTGACTTCGAAAAAGGATTGGTCCTATCCCGAAGGCATTCCTCGTGACTATCCCGAACCTTGGGGAGAAGCGGTTTACTTTTACCATCAAGCTGTGCGGGCGGCTGCCTATCGACATCTTAATATCGATGGTCCTTGGCGAGAGGATCTTTGCGAGCGAATCCAGGCACAAGTCCGTTTAGATGGCAGCATCGTCAATCAAAGAAGCAGTCTGATGAAGGAGGATGACCCAGTGATGTGCACCGCGCTCGCACTCCACGCTCTCAACCAATGAGACAGCGAGATCAGGTCTGTTTATCTCAGAGTTTCGTTAACACCAAAGAACAGCCAATCCGTTTGGTCATGGTCTACTAGCGCATTAAAGGTCTTGATCGGTTCAACATGAACGTTATCGAATGTCGCTCGCAAAGCATCCGAAAAATCGCTGCTTTCCGCGTAAGACCACACCGCCAACACTCCGCCGTCGGCCAGATGTCCCTTGGCGTTGGCTAAGCCCATAGACGTGTAGAACTGATGTTCATCGTCGGCCAACTGATCACTCGGTGAATGATCGACGTCAATCACGATCAAATCAAATAGCTCACTAGGTTCACTCAAAAGCTTCTGATAGACATCGCCGGACGTAAGTTGCAGATGATCTGCAGCATTCAATTCTCCGGACAAAGGAATCAGATCCTCGCGCAGCCAGCCTAGAACCTGCGGCAGATATTCGATGACCTCGACGGACGTCACTTTGGAATGCTTTAGCAATTCCCAGGCGGTGTAGCCTAAACCGAAGCCGCCGACGAGTGCCTTTAAACTGCCACCACCATGGATCTCGACGGACCGCTGTGCAATGGCACGTTCTGAATCCGTGTTGAAACTGCTCATCAAGAATTCGTGGTTCAACGTCACTTCCGT from Rubripirellula amarantea encodes:
- a CDS encoding prenyltransferase/squalene oxidase repeat-containing protein encodes the protein MDTIFHRRGFLASVVTIAAGYPAYASTPLCTLRDSLASYLRASQQSDGRWVSPNYGVLRSGQAMTPFVLEALLTHESQSQSVSASTSTLAIAPSSTSNRALDWIAANLRGGCLGMSDPDVMEYPVYATSLALKCFIQAGRIDSQPAKAMRAYLIGQQFNQSRGFERSHLAYGGWGFGGVHIDGQTGHMDIVHTRLALEAIAVSGPPDTRCFEHAKHFLRLMQKHPNEDRHQPTSDAGDEKPNQDSPPFDGGFYFSPVVLGANKGRVVQSKSANYFRSYATATCDGVLALLAAGVSRQDPRVVAAENWLTSKKDWSYPEGIPRDYPEPWGEAVYFYHQAVRAAAYRHLNIDGPWREDLCERIQAQVRLDGSIVNQRSSLMKEDDPVMCTALALHALNQ
- a CDS encoding 2-isopropylmalate synthase; translated protein: MSNPTATSAPQDQSEQASSASPRLIRIFDTTLRDGEQSPGASMNLAEKLEVAGLLQEMGVDVIEAGFPIASPGDFASVKKIAETITESTICGLARCSDKDIDAAADAVAPAKRSRIHVFLATSAIHREFKLRMTPDEIVERAVAGVKRARNRCDDVEFSPEDACRTEYDFLCRVVEAAIDAGATTINMPDTVGYTTPREIYDRFMMVRNRVPNIDKAILSAHCHDDLGMAVANSLAAVEAGAGQVECTINGIGERAGNAALEEIVMALKTRSDFYHCNTAIDSKRLVPASRLLSKTTGIQVQRNKAIVGRNAFAHESGIHQDGMLKERSTYEIMSPEDVGFSKTDLVLGKHSGRAALADRAKTLGFSLTPEQLVAVFEQFKLLADKKKEIYDGDIIALVQQKISGSVEEEWTLVDYIVKSGKTRGPEVHLTLKHGDEEITEQVEQGDGPIDAAFYAVEKITGIEVVCKDFRIRSATLGRDAIGEVNLEVEYKGKSYRGVGVSTDSVESTILAMLNAVNRIISEKRG
- a CDS encoding spermidine synthase family protein, encoding MSSPKLEILAYEDTPLGPLCLRRRELLSQPGTVVTEVTLNHEFLMSSFNTDSERAIAQRSVEIHGGGSLKALVGGFGLGYTAWELLKHSKVTSVEVIEYLPQVLGWLREDLIPLSGELNAADHLQLTSGDVYQKLLSEPSELFDLIVIDVDHSPSDQLADDEHQFYTSMGLANAKGHLADGGVLAVWSYAESSDFSDALRATFDNVHVEPIKTFNALVDHDQTDWLFFGVNETLR